In one Lolium rigidum isolate FL_2022 chromosome 3, APGP_CSIRO_Lrig_0.1, whole genome shotgun sequence genomic region, the following are encoded:
- the LOC124703223 gene encoding ubiquitin-like protein 5: protein MIEVVLNDRLGKKVRVKCNEDDTIGDLKKLVAAQTGTRPEKIRIQKWYTIYKDHITLGDYEIHDGMGLELYYN, encoded by the coding sequence ATGATCGAGGTGGTGCTCAACGACCGTCTGGGGAAGAAGGTGCGCGTCAAATGCAACGAGGACGACACCATCGGCGACCTCAAGAAGCTCGTGGCGGCGCAGACCGGGACCAGGCCCGAGAAGATCCGCATCCAGAAGTGGTACACCATCTACAAGGACCACATCACCCTCGGCGACTACGAGATCCACGACGGAATGGGACTCGAGCTCTACTACAACTAG
- the LOC124696297 gene encoding protein STRICTOSIDINE SYNTHASE-LIKE 10-like, whose amino-acid sequence MGCAMSRLVKATIAVVILAMLFMPAAMAATVASFDATQSQRIPLPDGSVRGPESVAFDGQGQGPYSGVSDGRVLKWNGDELGWTTFTSSPDYNSDACRFAKLRPATNPETLCGRPLGLQFHHKSGNLYVADAYKGLMRVGPGGGEATVLVSEIDGLPLRFTNGIDIDQITGQVYFTDSSMNYDRSQHELVTNTHDATGRLLVYDPQTGDVQVLQAGLAYPNGVAISYDRTHLVVASTGPCKLLRHWIRGSKAGTTEPFADLPGYPDNVRPDRKGGYWVALHGEKNEWPFGVDNHLLAVRVGRDGKIVEEMRGPKRVKPSEIMERADGKLYIGTMDGPYVGVATRT is encoded by the coding sequence ATGGGGTGCGCGATGAGCCGTCTCGTCAAGGCTACCATCGCCGTAGTTATCCTGGCGATGCTGTTCATGCCCGCTGCCATGGCGGCAACCGTCGCGAGCTTTGACGCCACCCAGAGCCAGCGGATACCGCTACCGGACGGATCCGTTAGAGGACCAGAGAGCGTTGCCTTCGATGGCCAAGGCCAGGGTCCGTACAGCGGCGTCTCCGACGGCCGCGTCCTGAAGTGGAACGGCGACGAGCTCGGCTGGACAACCTTCACCTCCAGCCCGGACTACAACAGCGATGCCTGCAGGTTTGCCAAGCTCCGTCCGGCGACCAACCCGGAGACCCTCTGCGGCAGGCCGCTCGGCCTGCAATTCCATCACAAGTCCGGAAATCTATACGTGGCGGACGCCTACAAGGGGCTCATGCGAGTCGGACCTGGTGGAGGGGAGGCCACGGTGCTGGTCAGCGAGATTGATGGTCTACCTCTCCGCTTCACCAACGGGATTGACATCGACCAGATCACCGGCCAAGTCTACTTCACTGATAGTTCCATGAACTACGACAGGTCGCAGCACGAACTGGTTACAAACACGCATGACGCAACAGGCCGTCTATTGGTGTACGATCCCCAAACGGGAGATGTCCAGGTTCTCCAAGCTGGCTTGGCATACCCGAACGGCGTTGCTATAAGCTACGACCGGACACACCTCGTGGTCGCGTCTACTGGACCGTGCAAGTTACTTCGGCACTGGATCAGAGGCTCCAAGGCAGGCACAACAGAGCCCTTTGCCGACCTTCCGGGTTATCCTGACAATGTGAGACCCGATAGAAAAGGTGGTTACTGGGTGGCGTTACACGGCGAGAAGAATGAGTGGCCCTTTGGCGTTGACAACCATCTGCTCGCTGTGAGGGTTGGACGCGACGGGAAGATAGTTGAAGAGATGAGAGGCCCCAAAAGAGTTAAACCATCCGAGATAATGGAGAGAGCCGATGGCAAATTATACATAGGAACCATGGATGGGCCGTACGTCGGTGTAGCTACACGGACATAG